Proteins from a genomic interval of Vicia villosa cultivar HV-30 ecotype Madison, WI unplaced genomic scaffold, Vvil1.0 ctg.001098F_1_1, whole genome shotgun sequence:
- the LOC131633233 gene encoding protein COBRA-like has protein sequence MDSFWLSTVGSRAGFVALLFMLFSCSTFTSIEAYDPLDPNGNITLKWDIISWTADGYVAVVTMYNFQQYRHIQDPGWTLGWTWAKKEVIWNMMGSQTTEQGDCSKFKAGIPHCCKKDPTVVDLLPGTPYNQQIANCCKGGVLNSWAQDPSNAVSSFQVSVGSAGTTNKTVKLPRNFTLRAPGPGYTCGPAKIVKPTQFITSDKRRVTQALMTWNVTCTYSQFLAQKTPTCCVSLSSFYNDTIVDCPTCTCGCQNKTQPDSCVNRNSPHLSSVVSASGKPLNTPLVQCTSHMCPIRVHWHVKLNYKEYWRIKITITNFNYRMNYSQWNLVVQHPNFDNLTQLFSFKYKSLNPYEGLNDTGMLWGVKFYNDFLSSAGSLGNVQSEILFRKDKSTFTFDKGWAFPRRIYFNGDNCVMPPPDAYPWSPNASSKLVFSLLTTLIATLASLLILLS, from the exons ATGGACTCATTCTGGTTATCTACCGTTGGATCTCGTGCTGGATTTGTAGCTTTACTGTTTATGCTATTCTCTTGCTCAACTTTCACTTCCATag AAGCTTATGATCCGTTAGATCCAAATGGGAATATTACACTCAAATGGGATATTATTAGTTGGACTGCAGATGGATATGTT GCTGTTGTTACGATGTACAACTTTCAACAATATCGCCATATTCAAGATCCGGGATGGACATTAGGGTGGACATGGGCTAAAAAGGAAGTAATTTGGAACATGATGGGAAGCCAAACAACGGAACAAGGAGATTGTTCGAAGTTCAAAGCAGGAATTCCGCATTGTTGTAAGAAGGATCCAACCGTAGTTGATTTGCTACCAGGAACACCTTACAACCAACAGATTGCAAATTGTTGCAAAGGTGGTGTCTTGAATTCGTGGGCTCAGGATCCAAGCAATGCAGTAAGTTCTTTTCAGGTTAGCGTTGGTTCTGCTGGAACAACTAATAAAACAGTTAAGCTTCCGAGAAATTTCACCCTCAGAGCTCCTGGTCCTGGTTATACTTGCGGTCCTGCAAAAATTGTCAAACCGACTCAATTTATTACCAGTGACAAGAGAAGAGTCACACAAGCCTTGA TGACATGGAATGTTACCTGCACTTATTCTCAGTTCTTGGCTCAAAAGACACCAACTTGTTGCGTTTCACTCTCATCCTTCTATAACGACACAATAGTAGATTGCCCAACCTGCACCTGTGGCTGCCAAAACAAAACACAACCTGACAGTTGTGTAAA TCGAAACTCTCCGCATTTATCGTCAGTTGTATCAGCATCAGGAAAACCTTTAAATACACCTCTAGTCCAATGCACAAGTCACATGTGTCCGATTCGAGTGCATTGGCATGTGAAGCTAAATTATAAAGAGTACTGGCGGATCAAGATCACAATTACAAATTTCAATTACAGAATGAACTACTCACAATGGAATCTTGTGGTGCAGCACCCCAATTTTGATAATCTTACTCAGCTTTTCAGCTTTAAGTACAAGTCCCTAAATCCCTACGAGGGCTTAA ATGATACTGGAATGCTTTGGGGAGTGAAATTCTACAACGATTTTCTTTCGTCAGCCGGATCATTAGGTAATGTGCAATCAGAAATCTTATTCAGAAAGGACAAATCAACCTTCACATTCGATAAGGGATGGGCCTTTCCTCGAAGAATTTATTTCAACGGTGATAATTGTGTTATGCCTCCTCCAGATGCTTATCCTTGGTCACCGAACGCATCTTCAAAATTAGTTTTCTCTTTACTTACTACACTCATAGCCACTTTAGCTTCTTTGTTAATCTTATTGAGTTGA
- the LOC131633232 gene encoding COBRA-like protein 4, translating to MEFDNGKQRQSGKFRDLKLVAFVALCLVLISPAEAFDPLDPTGNVTIRWDIMSWTSDGYMATVTLFNFQLYRNIMNPGWTLGWTWAKKEIIWAMMGAQATEQGDCAKFKIKIPHSCKRSPQVVDLLPGASFNMQYTNCCKGGVLTSWGQDPSGAVAAFQMGVGLSGRSNKTVKLPTDFKLLGPGPGYSCGPARRVPSTVILTDDRRRKAQALMSWNVTCTYSQFLAYKNPSCCVSLSTFYNDQVTACPTCACGCQNNATCVTKESKILKEVDGNNKTRKSDITPKPLLQCTRHLCPIRVHWHIKDNYKDYWRVKIAIINFNYRLNYTQWGLVVQHPNLNNVTQVYSFEYMPLLPYEAINDTGMFYGLKFYNDLLMEAGAKGNVQSEVLMKKDKNTFTLQQGWAFPRRVYFNGDECMLPPPDSYPFLPNSAYRLPIISITVYVIFASFFMYL from the exons ATGGAATTTGATAATGGTAAACAGCGTCAAAGCGGAAAATTTCGAGACCTGAAGTTGGTTGCATTTGTTGCTCTATGCCTCGTTCTAATCTCTCCTGCTG AGGCCTTTGATCCATTGGATCCAACCGGGAATGTAACGATAAGATGGGATATCATGTCTTGGACATCAGATGGTTATATG GCAACTGTAACATTATTTAACTTTCAACTATACCGAAACATTATGAACCCGGGATGGACATTAGGATGGACATGGGCCAAGAAGGAAATCATATGGGCTATGATGGGAGCACAAGCTACAGAACAAGGAGACTGTGCAAAGTTCAAGATAAAGATTCCTCATAGCTGCAAAAGAAGTCCTCAAGTTGTTGATTTATTGCCTGGTGCTTCTTTCAATATGCAATACACAAACTGCTGCAAAGGTGGTGTGTTGACATCTTGGGGACAGGACCCTTCAGGTGCAGTGGCTGCATTTCAGATGGGTGTAGGACTCTCAGGAAGATCTAATAAGACGGTTAAACTGCCTACGGATTTTAAACTGCTTGGACCGGGACCAGGATATTCGTGTGGTCCTGCTAGGAGAGTCCCTTCAACTGTTATTCTTACCGATGATCGTAGAAGAAAAGCTCAAGCTTTGA TGTCCTGGAATGTGACATGCACTTATTCACAATTCCTTGCATACAAGAACCCAAGTTGTTGTGTATCTTTATCAACTTTCTACAATGACCAAGTCACAGCCTGCCCTACCTGTGCTTGTGGCTGTCAGAACAATGCTACCTGCGTCAC GAAAGAATCAAAGATCCTAAAAGAAGTTGATGGAAATAACAAGACTAGGAAGAGTGATATCACACCAAAACCATTGTTGCAATGCACACGCCACCTTTGTCCTATTCGTGTTCATTGGCATATAAAAGACAACTATAAGGATTATTGGCGTGTGAAGATTGCAATCATCAACTTCAACTATAGACTGAACTACACACAATGGGGTCTTGTTGTGCAACACCCTAATCTCAATAATGTTACACAAGTTTATAGCTTTGAATACATGCCACTTCTTCCCTATGAAGCCATAA ATGACACAGGAATGTTCTATGGTTTGAAATTCTACAATGATCTATTGATGGAAGCTGGTGCTAAAGGGAATGTACAATCTGAGGTACTTATGAAAAAGGACAAGAACACATTTACATTACAACAAGGATGGGCTTTTCCTAGAAGAGTATACTTCAATGGTGATGAATGTATGCTGCCACCACCTGATTCATACCCTTTCTTGCCAAATTCTGCTTATAGGCTGCCAATTATATCCATAACAGTCTATGTCATTTTTGCATCATTTTTCATGTATTTGTGA